TGTGATCAATTCATGCGGCGATGTTTATCCCGATTTTTTGAAGACCGACTGCATGGGCAACATTCGCCACCAGTCCTTCAAGGAAATTTGGTTCGGCGAGCAGGCCTGTAACGTGCGTCGACGCGTCGCCCGCCGCGAGCATCCGGTCAGCCTGTTCGATAGTTTTGTTTCACTGAATTTTGCCGTCGAGCACGCCTCGGCTTTGCATTTTCACCGCATTCTCAAGCCGATCTTGAACGGCGCGCAGCATTTTTAATTCTGAAAATCCCGGCGGATTTAGCCGGGCATCGACAGACAGAGAAAGAAAACCTCCGCATGTCCGAAGTTGCCACCGCCGAAGAATTAAAGCAAAAACGCAATGGCGCTCGCACGACACCGCCTTTGATTGCCGGTGATTCTTTGCTCGACGCCATTCGTGCGTATTGGAACGCGCATATTCACGATCTCGCCATCGCCAAACACCCGGTCGGCACGAAGGGCTTTTTCGATGATTTGGATGAATATCGTTTTGATAAATTACGTTATCTGCCCGAAGTCGTCGACTTCAACGGCTATCGCGGCAAAAAAATTCTCGAAATCGGCTGCGGGGTTGGCATCGACCTGATTCGCTTTGCCCGCGGCGGCGCGCGCGTAACCGGCGTGGATTTGTCGCCGCATTCCATCCAGCTCGCTGAAAAAAATTTTGAGCTGCGCGGCCTGGAGGCTGATTTGCGCGTGATGAACGGCGAGGCGCTGGAGTTTGCCGGCAACAGTTTTGACCTGGTTTACGCCCACGGCGTTTTGCAGTACACCGCCGACGCCGCCAAGATGGTGAAAGAGATGCATCGCGTGCTCAAGCCCGGCGGCGAAGCGATTGCCATGGTCTACAACCGGATTTCCTGGCTCAATGCGCTCTCGTTGGTGATGAAAGTCGAGTTGGAGCACGAAGACGCGCCGGTCCTCAAAAAATATTCGCTGGGCGAATTTAAAAAAATGCTCTCATCCTTTTCCTCCATACGTCTCGTTCCGGAGCGATTTCCGGTCGCCAGCCGATTGCAGCAGGGATGGAAAGCTGCGGCTTACAATCGGATTTTTGTGCCGGCCTTCAATCTTATCCCGCGTTTTTTAGTCCGCCCTCTGGGTTGGCATATCATGGCGTTTTGTCGGAAATAAGGCGTGAGAGGTCAAAACGTAATGTGTAAAACGTAAATAACGTCTTACGTTTTACGCATTACGTTTTATGCGATGCAACAAAGGAATAGGATGCCTCGAACCGTTTTAGTTACCGGGGCCAACGGCTTCACTGGTAGCTATGTTTGTAAACACCTCATCCAACGCGGTGATCGCGTGCGCGCGCTGGTGCGCAAAACCGGCAATCTCGATTTGCTCAAAGGCGTCGATGTTGAATACGTTTACGGCGATTTGGCCAATGATTCCCTCAATGAAACATTGGCATCGGCGTTAAAAGGCGTCGAAGTGATTTACCACCTCGCCGCGGTTTATCGCACCGAAGGGGTGCCGAAAAAATATTTTTGGGAGGTTCACGTCGACGGTACGCGACGCCTGCTGGAAGCGGCGCGGCGCTCGAATGTTTCCCGATTCGTGCATTGCAGCACCGTCGGCGTGCAAGGCGAAATCAAAAATCCGCCGGCCACCGAGGAAGCGCCGTATGCGCCGGGCGATCTTTATCAGGAAAGCAAAGTTGACGGCGAAAAACTGGCACGGCAATTTTTTCAAGAACACGATTTCCCCGGCGTCGTCGTGCGTCCGGTCGGCATCTACGGCCCCGGCGACATGCGTTTTCTCAAGCTGTTCAAGTTCATTTACAACGGCAAATTCCGCATGTTGGGCAGCGGCAAAGTGCTTTATCACATGACCTACGTCGATGATCTGGCGCGCGGCATTCTTTTAGCCGGTGAAAAAAAAGAAGCGTTGGGGCAAGTCTTCACGATTGGCGGCAACGGCTATCTCACGCTGGCGGAATTGGTCGAACGCGTCGCAGCCGCCTTGAACGTTCCCGTCCCCCGCAAAAGCTTTCCGGTGTGGCCGGTCTGGTTTGCCGGCCTTCTTTGTGAAATCGCCTGCCGTCCATTTGGCCTCGAGCCGCCGCTTTATCGCCGGCGCGTCGAATTTTTTATTAAAGACCGCGCCTTCGATATTTCGAAGGCAAAACGATTGCTGGGCTATCAACCTCAAGTTGATCTCGATACTGGCTTGCGCTTGACGGCGGAATGGTATCGCGCGCAAAATTTATTGTAGTTCCGACCCCTTGTGGGTCGCTTTTCATTGCGAAGGATCGCGCAAGTGACTGATTCCGGAAATTCAAAAACTTCTCGCGACAGCGTCGAAATCCAAAAAGAGCTTTTCGATGCGAGGAAATCAAAATTAGCGAAATATAAAGAGCTTATTCTCGGCGAAGCCGGCCTCGGCTTTCTCATTAAATATGAATTGATCACCTTGCTCGTGAGCTGGCTGCCCGGCGCGCTCGGGCTGTTGTTGCGCAGCAAGCTCTATCCACTGCTTGTCGGCAAAAGCGGACGCAACGTCACCTTCGGCGCCAACGTTGTGCTGCGCCACCCGCGCAAAATCCGCCTCGGCGACAATGTCGTGATTGACGACAACGTCGTGCTCGACGCCAAAGGTGAAAACAACAGCGGCATCACGATTGGCAGCGGCGTCTTCGTTGGCCGCAACACGATTTTGAGCTGCAAAAATGGCGACATCATCATCGACGACAACGCCAACATTGGTTTTAATTGCGAGGCGTTTTCCGCCAGCCGCGTGCGCATCGGCAAAAATGTTTTGCTGGCCGCCTACGTTTATCTCGTCGGCGGCACGCATCATTTCGACCGCACCGACGTTCCCATTCTCTTTCAAGAACGCTCGAGTCGGGGCATCGAAGTGGACGACAATGCCTGGCTTGGCGCACACGCCGTGGTTTTTGACGGCGTGAAAATCGGCAAAGAGTGCATCATCGGCGCCGGCGCCATCGTCAACAAAGACGTTCCGGATTGGAAAATCGCCGCCGGCGTGCCCGCGAAAATCGTGCAAGATCGCCGTGAAGAAAAAGAAACGAAAGTGGTGAATTTCTGATGCACAGGATTCTTCACGTTATTGACAAGCTCAGCATGGACGGGGTGAACCCCAGCAGCGTCGCGCTGTGTTTTATCGAATGGATCAAACACCGCGACGCGCGGCGATACGACGTCATGGTGGCGTCGTTGCGCTCGCGTGACGCCGCCTCACAGCATCTCGAAGCGAGCGGCGTGAAAATGTTTTACATCGACAGAGGCAAATACTCCTTTGCCAACGTCAGCGCGTTGACGGAGATTATCCGGCAGGAAAAAATCGATCTGCTGCATTTGCACGGCTACAGCGCCGCGAATTTTGGCCGCTTGGCTTCGCAAAAAACTGGCATTCCGAATGTCATGCACGAATGGGCTGTGCTCAAAACGTTGCCGCATCAATTCGTCATGGATCGCTGGCTGCGCGGCAAAACCGATGTTGCTGTCGGCGTGAGCGAGAGTGTAAAAGAATTTTTGGCTCGAGGCCGCTGCGTGCCGCTTGATAAAATTCGCGTCGTCTGGAACGGCGTCAATCTCAACAATTTTAAAACCGCCGAGCCGGAGAAGATTCGAGCCTTTCGCGAGAAATTCGGCATCACGCCGGATCAGAAAATCATCGGCACGCTCACGCGATTGCGCGAGGAAAAAGGCAATCGTTATTTCATCGAAGCCGCGCCGCTGGTGTTGCGGAAATTCCCGGAGGCGCGCTTCATCATCGCCGGCGACGGCCCGCGGCGCGAAGAGCTTGAAACGCTTGCTAAAAAACTCGATCTCGACGGCAAATTGCATTTCGCCGGTTTCGTCTCCGAAGTCGCCGTGGCGCTGGCGGCGATGGATATTTATGTCATGGCCTCGCTCATGGAAGGTTTTCCCTTCGCGCTTGCCGAAGCCATGGCCGCCGGCAAAACCGTCGCGGTGAGCGCTGTTGGCGGCATGAAAGAAATGGTGCAGCACGACGAGAATGGCTTGCTCGTGCCGCCCGCCAACGGCGCCGCTCTGGCTGAGGCGCTGCTGCGTTTGCTCCAAAATCCAACACTCTGCCAGCGCCTGGGCGAGGCCGCGCGCCAACGCAGCCAGGTCTTCAGCGTTGAGCGCAATGTTCAGGCGTTGGAATCTATTTACGCGGAATTGCTGTCGAGAAAAAATGGCCATGGTTGACCTCACGCCGTAACGCAACATTCATGTTGCGACGGTACGAGTATCCGTGTACAACGCACTTGCAAGATGCTTTCAACTTTACTCAACAAGCTCCGCTGGAGTTGTCGAAAAAATGTCCCGGACCTTTTGGCGTTGCTGCGCCGCCATTATCCGGATTTTATATTCAACCGCAATCCGAAACCGCTGCACAATGAAATTCCCGTTTTTACTTTTCATTCCGTTGAGCCGGTTTCGTTTGAGGCCAAGCTGCAATTTCTGGCGCGGAATGGTTATCGCACGTTAAACAGCGACGAGTTTCGCGCCGCCATCGCCGGCGCGCGCGATATTCCCGAAAAAAGTGTTGTGCTCACCTTTGACGATGGCACCGCAACGTTGTGGACGGTGGCTTATCCGCTGTTGCGGAAATACGGCTTTCGCGGCGTGAGTTTTATCATTCCCGGCTGCATTCCGGAAAATGCGCCGGAAACGCCGAGATATGAAGATTATGTCGAAGGGCGCGCCACTGCCGAGTCGCTCGTCGCCCGCGAGCGCAACGGGTTTCCTTTGTGCTCGTGGCAGGAAATTACTGAAATGCACCAAAGCGGCGTGATTGATTTTCAGTCGCACACCATGCATCATCATCAGGTTTGCGTGTCGCCGCAACTGGTCGATTTCATTCATCCGCGCTATGATTTTTATTTTTTTGCCAACATCAACGTGCCGGTTTATCGCGAAAACGGCACATTGAATTACCGCCGGCAAATGCCATGGGGCACACCGGTTTACCGCGCCGAGCCGCGCATGGCCGGCCGCCCGCAATATTTTGATGACGAAGCCGCGCGGCAGGCTTGTGTCGAGCATGTCGCTCAACATGGCGGAGAAAAGTTTTTTGCTCACACTGATTGGCGGAAAGCATTGACGGCGGTTTATCGTGAAGCCTTGTCAAATCGCCGGCAAGATGAATTTGAAAGTCGCGACACCCAGGCGCAAATGATCTGGCAGGATTTGCATCTTGCCAGGCAAATGATCGAAACGCGCCTGCCCGGAAAAAAGGTCGATCAGCTTTGTTATCCGTGGTTCATGGGCAGCGACATCGCCGTCGAACAATCGCGCCGCGCCGGTTATCGCGTCAATTATTGGGGCCTCGTGCCGCAATATAAAACGAATCAAGCCGGACAGGATTTGTTTTACGTGCCGCGCATTGAGGATCATTACATCTATCGTCTGCCCGGCGAAGGCCGTAAACCGCTGCGGGAAATTTTGCAAACAAAAGTGCAGTTGAATCTCCCACGATTCATGCGCCGGTTAACATAGCTTGTCATGCCGCAGGCATCTTTTACAGCATAAACGTCGCAACCAGCGACAACAAACCAGCGACCCGCATCAAGCATTCAGAACATGATTTTTGGAACGATTGGAAAACCTCTTTCAGATGAACCCGTGGCCAACGCCAAAGCCGTGGGAAAATATTTTCTCGATCAAAATGAGATCGACCCACGCTTGAATGTTTTGACCGCGAATGAAATCGCCGTCGGACTGCTTCCAGTCGGGGTGCAGACGCTTGATGCAAATTCGAGCGTCTACGAACATAAACCCAGCAACAGCTTTGCCGTTTTGCTGGGCGGCGTTTTTAATCGCGCTGAGCTGGTAGTGCAACATCTTGGAAATGACGTCAAAGCCGCCAGCGACGCCGAAGTTGCATGGCGCACTTATGAAAAGATCGGTGTAAAAGCCTTTCGCGAGCTGAACGGCAATTTTGTTATCGCGATTTGGGACGCGCCCAAACAATGTTTCTATCTCGTGCGCGATCATCTCGGCATCGAACCAGTTTATTATTGTCGCAAAGACGGCGTGCTGTATTTTTCCAGCCGCTTGCAGCGCTTGACGCGCGTGCCGCAAGTCGGCCGCCAGCTCAACTTCGGCGTGCTTCAGCGTTATTTGTTGTTCAATTACAATCCCGGTTACGACACGCTCTTTGAAAACATTCACAGCTTGCGCCCCGGTTGTTTTATTAAAATTGAAAACAACCGCTTCACCATTGAGCCGTACTGGCGCATTTCTTTTGCCGAACCTTTTGAAAAAGACGAAGCAACATATAAACAGGAATTGCTCGAGCTGATGCGCGACGCTGTGCGGCTGCGTTTGGCCGGCGGCAAATTCCGCCCCGGCGCTTTTCTCAGCGGCGGCATGGACTCCAGCTCCGTGGTTCATTTCATGCACGGTCTTTTGCAGGCACCCATCGCAACGTACTCGTTTCGCTGTTTCGGCAAAACCTACGACGAATCGCATTACGCCCGCGTCATGTCCGAGCACTATCAAACCCGCCATCATGAAATTCCGTTTCCGGCGGAAGAAACCAGGCTGATTGCGAAAATCGCGCAGCAGGCGCAGGAACCGTTTTCCGACATCGGCATCGAAGTCGCCTCGTTTCTGCTCGGCTCGCGCGTGCGCGAAGAAGCGGATTACGTGTTGACCGGCGATGGCGGCGACGAGTTGTTCGGCGGCCATCCGGTTTATCTCGCCGACCGCGCCGCGGAAATGTTTGGCAAAATCCCCGGCTTCATCCGGCAGCCGCTCACTCATGCCTTGCAATTGTTGCCGGATACGGATGCAAAAAAAAGCTTGCCGGTCAAGGCCAAGCGCTTTTCATATAGCTGCAAATTTCCCGCGTCGCTTTACAGCAATCGCTGGCGCATTTACTACACGCCGGAAGAGCTGCAGAAATTGTGTGCGCCGGATTTGCGGCAGCGGGTCAATGGTTTTGATCCCTGTCGCGAATTGGTGGAGATTTATCAGGAAGCCGACGGCAAGGATCATCTCAGCATCACGCTGTACGGCGATTATTATTCCGTCGTCAATTTTTACCTGCGCCGCCTGGAGCTGATCCGCCACTTCGGCGTCGAAGGCCGCATGCCGCTGCTCGACCATCGTCTCGTCGAATACACCGCGCGCATTCCGAGCCATTTGAAGATCGGCAAAAAAGGCGAGACCAAAATCATCCTGCACAAAATCATGCACGGCGAGCTGCCGGATGAAATCGTCTTCCGCAAAGACAAGCTCGGCCACAGCGTGCCGATGAAAAACTGGATGCGCGAATCCGTCGCCGTCCAAACCTTGCTCAAAGAATTTTTGTCAACCGAAACCGTGCGCCGCCGCGGCCTGTTCGACCCCGCGGTTATTTCGCGCATGATGAACGAGCATCAGCGCAAATCACACAACCACTCGCATCGCCTGTGGGCGCTGCTGGTTTTTGAATTGTGGTGCCGGGCGCATCTCGGAAATTGATTAAAAAGGTTTGAACGCGGATAACGTGGATTTGGCGGATTTACACGGAAAAAGCATTAAATAAAAATCCGCGAAAATCCGTGTTATCTGCGTCATACGTGTTCAAAAAAGAGATCATGAAGTTCTGGCTCAAAGCCATTATCAGCGTCGCCCTCCTCGCGTTGCTGATTTGGAAATCCAACATCGGCGACATCCTCAATGTGATGGCCGGCGCTGATCTGCGCTTGTACGTTGCGGCTTTTGCGCTCTTTCTCTTTCAGCAAGTCGTCGTCACCTACTGCTGGCAACTGTTGCTCGTCGCGCAGAAAAACTCCGTGCCCTTTTGGCAAACACTCAAAGTGCATTTCATCGGCAGCTTTTTCGGCACGTTTCTGCCATCGAGCATCAGCATGGACGTTGTCCGCGCCTATCATCTCTCGCGCCACCTTCGGCGTCGCGGCGTCGATGCCGCCAGCTCGATGTTCGTCACGCGCGTCGCCGGCTTCGGCATCAACTTTTTATTGGCGCTGATCGTTGCGATTCCCGTGAGCCGCGCCAATCATGATTTTCAAATTTTGTGGGCCGTTGCGATTTCGACCTTTGCTTTTTTTACCGCAATCTGGGTGACGTTGCATCGCCGTTCGTTGCAGTTGCTCAAAGGCTTGTTGCGCCGCTTCAAGCTCGCCAGGATTGCCGATAAACTGGCGCATCTCCGCGAATCAATTTTGGAAGTCGTCGTCGCCAAAAGGGCCATGCTCAAAATGCTGGCGCTTTCGGTGTTCTTTCAAATTCTCGGCGTCGTGATCATCTACGTCGTTGGCCGCAGCGTTGGCATCGAGCTTGATTTCTGGCATTATTGCATCTACGTGCCGCTGATCACTGCCATTGCCGTGCTGCCGATCTCCGTGCTCGGCATCGGCATCCGCGAAGGCGCGTTCGTGTTCTTTTTCACGCAAGCCGGCGTGCCGAAAGCCGCGGCGCTGTCGTTGTCATTATTGCTCTTCTCGCAGTCTTTGCTCATGGCGGCGATGGGTGGGATTTGGTATTTGGTGGATAAGACGAAATTACAGCTTGATACAACAATCAAGCGTGAAGCTTTGTCAATTACTGATTAACAAACCTCTTTGGGAAAGGATGGAGTTGCACCATGGAAGAAGTTAAAAAATTAGCCGTCATCGGCGCGGGCAAGATGGGCGAGACGCTCATCAAAGCCCTGCTCGATGCCAAAATGCTGGCCGCGGATCAAATCGTCGCCACGGCCAAACATGCGTCGCGCGTTGAAGACATTGCCAAACGGCTCGGCGTGCCAACGACGTTGGACAATCGCGCCGCCATTCACGCCGCCGATGTGATTCTGCTCTGTGTCAAACCGCAAGTCCTGCGCGACGTGCTTGCGGAAATCAAACCGGTGATCGGCAATGATCAATTGGTGATTTCGATTGCTGCTTCGGCAACAACGTCGTTCATCGAGCGGCATTTGGAGAAAGCTGTGCCTGTTGTGCGCACGATGCCGAATACGCCAACGCTGGTGAGCGCCGGCATGACCGCGCTGTGCCGCGGCACACATGCGAGCGAAGAGCATCTCAATCGCGCGCGCCAGATTTTTGACGCCGTCGGCCGCACCGCGATCATCGACGAGAAATACATGGACGCCGTCACCGCGCTCAGCGCCAGCGGCCCGGCCTACATTTATATCATTCTCGAATCGCTCGCCGAAGGCGGCGTCAAAGTCGGCCTGCCGCGCCACGTTGCCACTGAGCTGGCCGCGCAAATGTGTTTCGGCGCCGCGAAAATGGTTCTGGAAACCGGCGCGCATCCGGCGCTCTTGAAAGACGCGGTCACGACACCGGCGGGCTGCACGATTGACGGTATTTTACAATTGGAAGAAGGCGGTTTGCGCGTGACGCTGATCAAAGCCGTCGTCGAAGCGACCCGTCGCGCCGCGCAGTTGATTGAAAGCTGATGTCTGAATTTGGAAAACATTTAAAATTGATATGGCCATTCGTGCTATAAAATCCGAGCAGGAATTTGCCGAGCTAAAACCGGCTTGGGAAGATATCTTTCAATCGAATCCCAATCACACGCCGTATCAATCGTGGGAGTGGAATTTCACCTGGTGGAAATACTTCGGCGCGCCGGAGCGGTTGCGGTTGTTGGTTGCCGAGGAAGATGGCAGGCTCATCGGCATCGCGCCGTTCTTTTTGCGAAAAAAATTTTACGGATGGCCATTGCGGCATCTGGGCTTCATCGGCCAAAAGCGCACGGATTATCTCGATTTCGTCGTGCGCGCCGGCGCCGAAGCTAGCTTTTTTCAACAGCTCTGCAAATACCTGCTGGAAAATAAAAGCGAGTGGCTCTTCATCGAATTGAAAGATGTTCCGGACACCTCGGCGAATTTGCCGTTCTTCTTTCGGGAAGTTGCAAAAGTTTTTCCGGTACTCGCCTGGGAAGCCCAGCGGGTGTGCGTGACGGTGCCGCTTGCCGAAAATTGGGAAGGTTTTCTCAACACCCTCGGCAAACGCACGCGCAAAGATGTCGGCTACGACCGGCGGTTTTTTGAAAAAAATTTCAGGACGGATTTTAAAATTTTCACTAATTCGTCTGCGGTTTTCGAGGGTTTGAAAGATTTGATCACAGTTTATCGCAGTCGCTGGCAGGAAGAAAAAGGCGCGACGCGTTTTGAAGAAGATGCCGTCGCCAAATTTGAGCGGGAGATTTGCGATCAGTTTTCACACGCCGGCTGGTATCGCCTCTATTTGCTGTATGCGAATCAAGAGCCGGTTGCGGGATTGTCGGGCTACGTGCGCAACAACAAGTATTATGCTGATGCTTACGCGCATTCGCCGGCGTATCACAAATACAGCGTTGGCAACGTGCTGCTCGGCATGGCCATCGAAGATTGCATTAAAAATCAATGGACGGAATTGGATTTGACCCGCGGCGATGAGCCGTACAAATTCCGCTGGAACGGCCAGACCAAGCGGAATTATCATCTCAAGATTTTTCAAAGCCGCGCCGGCATGGCGCTGGCGTCGTTGGCGGAGGGTATGTATGAGAAGGCCGCTGCGAGTAAGACGTTGAATAAACTATTGGCGCAGTATCGTAAATTGCGATTTGGAAAATAAACCAATTTACTCTTCCTCGCTTTAACTAAGAGTAAAAGTACGAGTAAGGGTTGACGGAAAGAGAAGATTTTATTCTATGCCGCTTCCAGTTGCTCATTCATTGGCAGGTTACGCAATAGCCGGGGCGACCGATATTCGGTTGGCAAACAAAACATGGCTCAATGTGGCGATTTTCGCGGCGCTGGCGAATTTGCCGGACATCGATTATCTGCCAGGATTTTTGCTCGGCCAGCCTAATCGCTTTCATCATCTGATGACGCATAGCCTGGGTTTCGCGTTGCTGGCCGGACTTCTCGGTGGCTTTGTTTGCTGGCGGCTTCGCCGCAACTCGATTCAAGCGGCAAAGCACGCGCAGCAATTTGGCCTTTATTTTTTGATGATCAGCGCCGCCGTTTTTTCGCATTGCGTTCTCGATTTGTTCACGGAAGACACCTCGCCGCCGCATGGCATGTTGCTGCTGTGGCCGTTCGACCGAGGGTTTTATGACATCACGTGGAATCTGTTTCCGTCGACGCACAAATCCAATGAGTCGGCGACATTTTTTACGTCGTTATTGAATTGGTATAATGCTAAAATTGCAATACGAGAATTTATTATTATGGCGTCGATCGCCGGTTTGGTCAAGCTCATTCGCCGGTTGCCGGTTTTGTTTCATCGGCAGCGTCCGGTCGATATTAAAAACACACAGGTTGCCAGGCTCGGGCTGTTGGAAGTTTCGCCACTGCCGTCCGAGCTGGCGAATCGACGTTCGCTGATTTCATTGGCCGAAGTCGCAGAGCAGGATGAGCACGAGCAACAATAAAATTTTTTGCAGTGTCGTCATTCCGGTCATGAACGAGGAAGAAAACGTTCCTCATTTGCATCAAGCCATCACCGAAGTGATGCA
The candidate division KSB1 bacterium DNA segment above includes these coding regions:
- a CDS encoding glycosyltransferase family 4 protein, with amino-acid sequence MHRILHVIDKLSMDGVNPSSVALCFIEWIKHRDARRYDVMVASLRSRDAASQHLEASGVKMFYIDRGKYSFANVSALTEIIRQEKIDLLHLHGYSAANFGRLASQKTGIPNVMHEWAVLKTLPHQFVMDRWLRGKTDVAVGVSESVKEFLARGRCVPLDKIRVVWNGVNLNNFKTAEPEKIRAFREKFGITPDQKIIGTLTRLREEKGNRYFIEAAPLVLRKFPEARFIIAGDGPRREELETLAKKLDLDGKLHFAGFVSEVAVALAAMDIYVMASLMEGFPFALAEAMAAGKTVAVSAVGGMKEMVQHDENGLLVPPANGAALAEALLRLLQNPTLCQRLGEAARQRSQVFSVERNVQALESIYAELLSRKNGHG
- a CDS encoding GNAT family N-acetyltransferase; the encoded protein is MAIRAIKSEQEFAELKPAWEDIFQSNPNHTPYQSWEWNFTWWKYFGAPERLRLLVAEEDGRLIGIAPFFLRKKFYGWPLRHLGFIGQKRTDYLDFVVRAGAEASFFQQLCKYLLENKSEWLFIELKDVPDTSANLPFFFREVAKVFPVLAWEAQRVCVTVPLAENWEGFLNTLGKRTRKDVGYDRRFFEKNFRTDFKIFTNSSAVFEGLKDLITVYRSRWQEEKGATRFEEDAVAKFEREICDQFSHAGWYRLYLLYANQEPVAGLSGYVRNNKYYADAYAHSPAYHKYSVGNVLLGMAIEDCIKNQWTELDLTRGDEPYKFRWNGQTKRNYHLKIFQSRAGMALASLAEGMYEKAAASKTLNKLLAQYRKLRFGK
- a CDS encoding asparagine synthase C-terminal domain-containing protein, coding for MANAKAVGKYFLDQNEIDPRLNVLTANEIAVGLLPVGVQTLDANSSVYEHKPSNSFAVLLGGVFNRAELVVQHLGNDVKAASDAEVAWRTYEKIGVKAFRELNGNFVIAIWDAPKQCFYLVRDHLGIEPVYYCRKDGVLYFSSRLQRLTRVPQVGRQLNFGVLQRYLLFNYNPGYDTLFENIHSLRPGCFIKIENNRFTIEPYWRISFAEPFEKDEATYKQELLELMRDAVRLRLAGGKFRPGAFLSGGMDSSSVVHFMHGLLQAPIATYSFRCFGKTYDESHYARVMSEHYQTRHHEIPFPAEETRLIAKIAQQAQEPFSDIGIEVASFLLGSRVREEADYVLTGDGGDELFGGHPVYLADRAAEMFGKIPGFIRQPLTHALQLLPDTDAKKSLPVKAKRFSYSCKFPASLYSNRWRIYYTPEELQKLCAPDLRQRVNGFDPCRELVEIYQEADGKDHLSITLYGDYYSVVNFYLRRLELIRHFGVEGRMPLLDHRLVEYTARIPSHLKIGKKGETKIILHKIMHGELPDEIVFRKDKLGHSVPMKNWMRESVAVQTLLKEFLSTETVRRRGLFDPAVISRMMNEHQRKSHNHSHRLWALLVFELWCRAHLGN
- a CDS encoding acyltransferase, whose product is MTDSGNSKTSRDSVEIQKELFDARKSKLAKYKELILGEAGLGFLIKYELITLLVSWLPGALGLLLRSKLYPLLVGKSGRNVTFGANVVLRHPRKIRLGDNVVIDDNVVLDAKGENNSGITIGSGVFVGRNTILSCKNGDIIIDDNANIGFNCEAFSASRVRIGKNVLLAAYVYLVGGTHHFDRTDVPILFQERSSRGIEVDDNAWLGAHAVVFDGVKIGKECIIGAGAIVNKDVPDWKIAAGVPAKIVQDRREEKETKVVNF
- a CDS encoding flippase-like domain-containing protein — protein: MKFWLKAIISVALLALLIWKSNIGDILNVMAGADLRLYVAAFALFLFQQVVVTYCWQLLLVAQKNSVPFWQTLKVHFIGSFFGTFLPSSISMDVVRAYHLSRHLRRRGVDAASSMFVTRVAGFGINFLLALIVAIPVSRANHDFQILWAVAISTFAFFTAIWVTLHRRSLQLLKGLLRRFKLARIADKLAHLRESILEVVVAKRAMLKMLALSVFFQILGVVIIYVVGRSVGIELDFWHYCIYVPLITAIAVLPISVLGIGIREGAFVFFFTQAGVPKAAALSLSLLLFSQSLLMAAMGGIWYLVDKTKLQLDTTIKREALSITD
- the proC gene encoding pyrroline-5-carboxylate reductase encodes the protein MEEVKKLAVIGAGKMGETLIKALLDAKMLAADQIVATAKHASRVEDIAKRLGVPTTLDNRAAIHAADVILLCVKPQVLRDVLAEIKPVIGNDQLVISIAASATTSFIERHLEKAVPVVRTMPNTPTLVSAGMTALCRGTHASEEHLNRARQIFDAVGRTAIIDEKYMDAVTALSASGPAYIYIILESLAEGGVKVGLPRHVATELAAQMCFGAAKMVLETGAHPALLKDAVTTPAGCTIDGILQLEEGGLRVTLIKAVVEATRRAAQLIES
- a CDS encoding class I SAM-dependent methyltransferase → MSEVATAEELKQKRNGARTTPPLIAGDSLLDAIRAYWNAHIHDLAIAKHPVGTKGFFDDLDEYRFDKLRYLPEVVDFNGYRGKKILEIGCGVGIDLIRFARGGARVTGVDLSPHSIQLAEKNFELRGLEADLRVMNGEALEFAGNSFDLVYAHGVLQYTADAAKMVKEMHRVLKPGGEAIAMVYNRISWLNALSLVMKVELEHEDAPVLKKYSLGEFKKMLSSFSSIRLVPERFPVASRLQQGWKAAAYNRIFVPAFNLIPRFLVRPLGWHIMAFCRK
- a CDS encoding polysaccharide deacetylase family protein; its protein translation is MLSTLLNKLRWSCRKNVPDLLALLRRHYPDFIFNRNPKPLHNEIPVFTFHSVEPVSFEAKLQFLARNGYRTLNSDEFRAAIAGARDIPEKSVVLTFDDGTATLWTVAYPLLRKYGFRGVSFIIPGCIPENAPETPRYEDYVEGRATAESLVARERNGFPLCSWQEITEMHQSGVIDFQSHTMHHHQVCVSPQLVDFIHPRYDFYFFANINVPVYRENGTLNYRRQMPWGTPVYRAEPRMAGRPQYFDDEAARQACVEHVAQHGGEKFFAHTDWRKALTAVYREALSNRRQDEFESRDTQAQMIWQDLHLARQMIETRLPGKKVDQLCYPWFMGSDIAVEQSRRAGYRVNYWGLVPQYKTNQAGQDLFYVPRIEDHYIYRLPGEGRKPLREILQTKVQLNLPRFMRRLT
- a CDS encoding metal-dependent hydrolase, with product MPLPVAHSLAGYAIAGATDIRLANKTWLNVAIFAALANLPDIDYLPGFLLGQPNRFHHLMTHSLGFALLAGLLGGFVCWRLRRNSIQAAKHAQQFGLYFLMISAAVFSHCVLDLFTEDTSPPHGMLLLWPFDRGFYDITWNLFPSTHKSNESATFFTSLLNWYNAKIAIREFIIMASIAGLVKLIRRLPVLFHRQRPVDIKNTQVARLGLLEVSPLPSELANRRSLISLAEVAEQDEHEQQ
- a CDS encoding NAD-dependent epimerase/dehydratase family protein; translated protein: MPRTVLVTGANGFTGSYVCKHLIQRGDRVRALVRKTGNLDLLKGVDVEYVYGDLANDSLNETLASALKGVEVIYHLAAVYRTEGVPKKYFWEVHVDGTRRLLEAARRSNVSRFVHCSTVGVQGEIKNPPATEEAPYAPGDLYQESKVDGEKLARQFFQEHDFPGVVVRPVGIYGPGDMRFLKLFKFIYNGKFRMLGSGKVLYHMTYVDDLARGILLAGEKKEALGQVFTIGGNGYLTLAELVERVAAALNVPVPRKSFPVWPVWFAGLLCEIACRPFGLEPPLYRRRVEFFIKDRAFDISKAKRLLGYQPQVDLDTGLRLTAEWYRAQNLL